In Alicyclobacillus macrosporangiidus CPP55, a single window of DNA contains:
- a CDS encoding MurR/RpiR family transcriptional regulator, with translation MTSLSEIQNAFYTQLGDLPPSVAKTAEWLANNVIEVAWQGIEDVARRIGVSPATVMRTIKHFGFHGYSELQRFIRERIPASALATRMFRDHPNGSSPNLSPIGAVIQEEKANLDRLEPAIAPILHDLTDRILSAKRIFVAGGLLTAPAAQYLALHLQLLLDDASFVDSSSARARLVLARLKPTDCVIGISYPRYLASTYAFVRRALDVTDNVVFITDQDGPPISAVPLFVRIPSASCHHFSSPTSLMAFIHVLTKALSRKSPSRVFANLALVDEALNDGLLSEIE, from the coding sequence ATGACATCGTTGAGTGAAATTCAAAATGCGTTTTATACCCAACTGGGCGACCTGCCTCCGTCCGTGGCCAAGACGGCGGAGTGGTTGGCGAACAACGTGATTGAAGTCGCCTGGCAAGGAATTGAAGACGTGGCGCGGCGAATTGGGGTCAGCCCGGCAACGGTGATGCGGACCATCAAGCACTTCGGGTTTCACGGGTATTCGGAGCTGCAGCGCTTCATCCGGGAACGTATTCCTGCGAGTGCGCTCGCCACACGCATGTTCAGGGATCACCCCAACGGATCGAGTCCCAACCTCTCTCCCATCGGCGCCGTCATTCAGGAAGAAAAAGCGAATTTGGACCGCCTCGAACCCGCGATTGCGCCCATCCTGCACGATTTGACGGACAGAATCCTGTCCGCGAAACGGATATTCGTGGCCGGCGGCCTGTTGACCGCACCAGCGGCGCAATATCTCGCCCTGCACCTGCAGCTTCTCCTCGATGATGCGTCGTTTGTGGATTCCTCATCCGCCCGTGCGAGGCTGGTCCTCGCGCGATTGAAGCCCACCGACTGCGTTATCGGCATCAGCTATCCGCGCTATTTGGCCAGCACGTACGCGTTTGTTCGAAGAGCGCTTGACGTGACCGACAACGTCGTGTTCATCACCGATCAGGACGGACCGCCGATTTCGGCCGTGCCGTTGTTCGTGCGGATCCCGTCCGCATCCTGTCACCATTTTAGCTCGCCCACGTCGTTGATGGCGTTCATCCATGTTCTCACAAAGGCCCTGAGCCGAAAGAGCCCCAGCCGCGTCTTCGCGAACCTGGCCCTTGTTGACGAAGCGCTGAACGATGGGCTCCTCTCCGAGATCGAGTGA